A window of Oryza glaberrima chromosome 2, OglaRS2, whole genome shotgun sequence genomic DNA:
ATTTATGAGCTAGCTGACTCACCCTTGTTGGAGGAGGCCTAAGACAAGTGTGTTCCTGTCAGCACTAAAAATGCCATGAGCGAAAGCAAGCCACAGCACCAACAGCAACAGAAACCGAGCTCTGAGCTCCGGGTTGAAGATTTTGTGTGCTATCTTTGACTCTGAGCTCACAGCCTCAAAAGCCATCAGGTCCCATCTGATATTTCTGATTAGCCTGATGACCAACTCAACAGAAGTAAAATACCCGTACTAACCAGGTTGTAGTCACACTCGCATaagaaaaatactccctccgtttcgaaatgtttggcgccgttgacttttagcacatgtttgaccgttcgtcttattcaaaaaatttaaaaaatttaagtaattattaattcttttcctatcatttgattcattgttaaatatatttttacgtaggcatataattttacggagggagtaccacatAAGGCACCGGAGCATATCTTTAGCTGATGGTTCTAGCTTCCCCTACCTTGCTATTcagtaaacaaaaaaaaagcagccaAATAGCATAGGTCGATCACTGCATGGGCATATTCAGAAATTACATGGAACCAATACACCTTGTGGACTGGATATTAGATAGCATGCGAAAAGTCAGTTACGTGAGAAAGAAGCATATTGAAAGAAGAGGATTCTAGTCAACAATGGTAGATTTTATTTTAGTGTTGTGCGTCTACCCATCCAACTCATTTATCAGCATGCAAATTTTGCAGTCATTTTTCACCACCAAACTCAACTGGCACCATCATATGTGAAATGATCACACACATAAGATATTCACTGTCGGCTATCTTTGAAATACAAGTTAGGCACCACTCTCCCATctaaaatcatatataattatatgtatTGTAATCCTTCAGTCAATAATGGATGGAGGACATCACATTAGGCATCTCCACCAATACTCGACAGTATAAAGTAACCcagcaatattaaaaaaaaataaagtaaccAAGCACATAATATGTGATTGACCTGAGAAAATGAAGTCAACTCAAAGGTTCTGGCTAAGAAACAATGCAGCAGCTGATTCAGAGTTAGAACGCAGTTTTCATTTGGGGCAAAAAGCAGTAGGCACAATCATTGGAATATACGAATATAAGACAAGTGTGTGCCTGCCTGCACTTAAAATGCCATAAGCAAGAGAAAGCCACAGCATGAACAGCAAGATGATCCGCTTGTTTGCTCCATTCCCAAAATTCATTCCACTCTTGGCTGTTTTTATCATCTCATGCTCTCTGCCATTAGCAATCAGCGATGACACTGACACTGATAGAGAAGCCCTGCTCTGCTTCAAGTCTCAAATCTCTGATCCAAACGGATCCTTAAGCTCATGGAGCAACACTTCCCAGAACTTCTGCAACTGGCAGGGTGTTTCATGCAACAACACCCAGACCCAACTCCGAGTCATGGTGCTCAACGTCAGCTCCAAAGGCCTCAGTGGTTCAATACCACCTTGCATCGGCAATCTGAGCTCCATCGCAAGCCTCGACTTATCAAGAAACGCATTCCTTGGAAAAATTCCAAGTGAGCTCGGACGCTTGGGACAAATCAGCTACCTGAACTTGAGCATCAACTCTCTTGAAGGCCGTATTCCAGATGAGCTGTCCTCATGCAGCAATCTCCAGGTACTCGGCTTATCGAACAACTCCTTCGAAGGTGAGATACCACCAAGCTTAACCCAATGCACTCGCCTCCAGCAAGTTATACTATACAACAACAAGCTTGAAGGCAGTATACCCACCAGATTTGGAACGCTTCCTGAGCTGAAAACTTTGGATCTCTCCAACAACGCCCTCAGAGGTGACATACCACCATTGTTGGGCAGTAGCCCGTCTTTTGTATATGTTGATCTTGGGGGCAATCAGCTCACAGGAGGAATCCCAGAGTTCTTGGTAAATAGCTCATCCCTTCAAGTGCTTAGGCTCACGCAAAATAGTCTTACAGGAGAGATCCCTCCAGCCCTCTTCAACAGCTCCACATTGACAACCAATTACCTGGACCGTAACAACTTAGTTGGTTCCATACCACCTGTTACAGCAATTGCTGCACCTATTCAATACCTTAGTTTAGAGCAGAATAAACTCACAGGAGGGATACCAGCCTCACTGGGCAACCTTTCTTCCTTGGTTCATGTTTCTTTAAAAGCAAATAACTTGGTGGGGAGCATCCCTAAGAGCCTAAGTAAGATCCCAACCCTAGAGAGGCTAGTTCTCACATACAACAATTTGACTGGTCATATGCCACAGGCTATTTTCAACATATCATCTTTGAAATATCTTAGCATGGCCAATAACTCACTCATCGGCCAACTACCACCAGATATAGGCAACAGACTTCCAAACCTTGAAGCCTTAATCCTATCAACAACACAGTTAAATGGGCCGATCCCAGCTTCTCTTCGCAATATGTCCAAGCTAGAAATGGTTTATCTTGCTGTTGCTGGTCTCACTGGTATAGTGCCATCTTTTGGATCCTTGCCAAACTTGCATGACCTTGATCTTGGATACAACCAGCTTGAAGCAGGGGACTGGAGCTTCCTCTCATCCCTTGCAAACTGCACTCAACTGAAAAAGTTGGCCTTGGATGCCAATCTTCCCTCACAGCTCAACTGGTTGTGGCTCAGGCAAAACAAACTTTCTGGGACAATTCCATCAGAGATTGGTAACCTTAAGAGTCTCAGTGTTCTGTATTTGGATGAGAATATATTTAGTGGGAGCATCCCACCAACCATTGGAAATCTTAGCAACTTACTGGTTCTAAGCTTGGCACAAAATAACCTCTCGGGCCTTATTCCTGATTCTATTGGCAACCTTGCCCAACTAACCGAGTTTCATCTAGATGGGAACAACTTCAACGGGAGCATACCTTCAAACTTAGGGCAGTGGAGACAATTAGAGAAGCTTGATTTCTCCCACAATTCATTTGGTGGAAGCCTGCCAAGTGAGGTCTTCAACATCTCTTCCCTGTCACAAAGTTTGGACTTGTCCCACAATTTGTTTACTGGGCCCATACCACTAGAAATTGGCAACCTCATAAATCTTGGAAGCATCAGTATTTCAAACAATCGCTTGACTGGCGAAATACCGTCAACTCTAGGGAAGTGTGTGCTTTTGGAATACCTTCACATGGAAGGGAACCTTCTTACTGGAAGCATTCCACGATCTTTCATGAACTTAAAAAGCATCAAGGAGCTGAATCTCTCTTGTAACAGCTTGTCAGGAAAAGTTCCAGAGTTCCTCACTCTCTTAAGTTCTTTGCAGAAACTCAACCTTTCATTCAATGATTTTGAAGGGCCAATACCATCAAATGGTGTCTTTGGTAATGCTAGCAGGGTTATCTTGGCCGGAAACTACAGATTGTGTGCGAATGATCCAGGGTATAGCCTGCCCCTTTGCCCTGAATCAGGATCACAAAGTAAACACAAGTCTACTATTTTGAAAATAGTAATTCCAATCGCAGTGTCTGTTGTAATTTCATTGTTATGTTTAATGGCTGTTCTTAtcgaaagaagaaaacaaaaaccatGTTTGCAGCAATCCAGTGTGAACATGAGGAAGATATCATATGAAGATATCGCCAAAGCAACAGATGGGTTCTCTCCCACAAATTTGGTTGGTTTGGGATCCTTTGGGGCTGTTTACAATGGCATGTTGCCGTTTGAGACCAATCCAGTTGCTATTAAGGTTTCCGATCTTAACAAGTACGGAGCACCCACAAGCTTCAATGCGGAGTGTGAGGCATTAAGATATATTCGCCATCGAAATCTTGTCAAAATCATTACTTTATGCTCTACGATTGATCCAAATGGCTATGATTTTAAAGCACTTGTCTTTCAGTATATGCCAAATGGAAGTCTAGAAATGTGGCTACATCCAGAGGACCATGGGCATGGTAAAAAGAGATTCCTAACTTTGGGTGAAAGGATTAGCTTAGCCTTGGACATTGCATACGCTTTAGATTATCTTCACAACCAGTGTGTATCCCCAGTAATACATTGTGACATCAAACCAAGCAATGTTCTTTTGGATCTTGAAATGATTGCATATGTCAGTGACTTTGGGTTGGCAAGATTTATGTGTGCTAATTCAA
This region includes:
- the LOC127761383 gene encoding probable LRR receptor-like serine/threonine-protein kinase At3g47570 produces the protein MNSKMIRLFAPFPKFIPLLAVFIISCSLPLAISDDTDTDREALLCFKSQISDPNGSLSSWSNTSQNFCNWQGVSCNNTQTQLRVMVLNVSSKGLSGSIPPCIGNLSSIASLDLSRNAFLGKIPSELGRLGQISYLNLSINSLEGRIPDELSSCSNLQVLGLSNNSFEGEIPPSLTQCTRLQQVILYNNKLEGSIPTRFGTLPELKTLDLSNNALRGDIPPLLGSSPSFVYVDLGGNQLTGGIPEFLVNSSSLQVLRLTQNSLTGEIPPALFNSSTLTTNYLDRNNLVGSIPPVTAIAAPIQYLSLEQNKLTGGIPASLGNLSSLVHVSLKANNLVGSIPKSLSKIPTLERLVLTYNNLTGHMPQAIFNISSLKYLSMANNSLIGQLPPDIGNRLPNLEALILSTTQLNGPIPASLRNMSKLEMVYLAVAGLTGIVPSFGSLPNLHDLDLGYNQLEAGDWSFLSSLANCTQLKKLALDANLPSQLNWLWLRQNKLSGTIPSEIGNLKSLSVLYLDENIFSGSIPPTIGNLSNLLVLSLAQNNLSGLIPDSIGNLAQLTEFHLDGNNFNGSIPSNLGQWRQLEKLDFSHNSFGGSLPSEVFNISSLSQSLDLSHNLFTGPIPLEIGNLINLGSISISNNRLTGEIPSTLGKCVLLEYLHMEGNLLTGSIPRSFMNLKSIKELNLSCNSLSGKVPEFLTLLSSLQKLNLSFNDFEGPIPSNGVFGNASRVILAGNYRLCANDPGYSLPLCPESGSQSKHKSTILKIVIPIAVSVVISLLCLMAVLIERRKQKPCLQQSSVNMRKISYEDIAKATDGFSPTNLVGLGSFGAVYNGMLPFETNPVAIKVSDLNKYGAPTSFNAECEALRYIRHRNLVKIITLCSTIDPNGYDFKALVFQYMPNGSLEMWLHPEDHGHGKKRFLTLGERISLALDIAYALDYLHNQCVSPVIHCDIKPSNVLLDLEMIAYVSDFGLARFMCANSTAAPGNSTSLADLKRSIGYIAPEYGMGGQISTKGDVYSYGVLLLEILTGKRPTDEKFNDGLSLHDRVDAAFPHRVTEILDPNMLHNDLDGGNSELMQSCLLPLVKVALMCSMASPKDRLGMAQVSTELHSIKQAFLELSSGGKVV